In a single window of the Nicotiana tomentosiformis chromosome 8, ASM39032v3, whole genome shotgun sequence genome:
- the LOC138897397 gene encoding uncharacterized protein: protein MIIKLVVGECTLNVVSAYATYAGLDEEVKWCFWEGLDEIVHQVPPAEKLFIGGDFNGHIGSTVGGYGAMHGGFDFGERNGGGTSLLDFAKAFGLVIANSSFPKREGHLVTFQNAVAKTQIDYLLLRRCDRGLCKDCKGSLTKDKAQELVGRLSAIGAWKSSGDASTIWSAIADCIREAAREVLGVSTGISGGHKGDWWWNELVQGKVEAKKAAYLKLVRSIGEEKRRTCMERYKVARKEAKLAVTEAKTTAYGRMYEELGKKGGEKSYSGWPS, encoded by the exons atgattattaagttggtggttggagagtgcaccctaaacgtCGTTAGCGCCTATGCGACGTATGCaggcctagatgaggaggttaaatggtgcttctgggaggggttagatgagattgtgcaccaggttccgcctgctgagaagctattcataggaggggattttaatgggcatattgggtcgaccgtAGGTGGTTATGGCGCGATGCATGGAGGCTTcgattttggggagaggaacggaggaggtacatcgttgttagacttcgctaaggcttttgggttggtgattgcaaACTCTAGCTTTCCAAAGAGAgaggggcatttggttacttttcaaaatgcagtggcgaagactcagattgactatctcctcctcaggaggtgtgacagagggttatgcaaggattgcaag ggatccttaactaaggataaagcccaagagttGGTGGGGCGCTTGTCGGCTATAGGAGCGTGGAAGAGCAGTGGTGATGCAAGCACTATATGGTCAGCGATAgcagactgtattagggaggctgcgagagaggtgttaggggtctcgacaggcatctctggtgggcacaaaggagactggtggtggaatgaattggtccaaggtaaagtggaagcgaagaaggcagcgtacctgaagttagtgagGAGCATAGGAGAGGAGAAGAGGCGAActtgcatggagaggtataaggtagctaggaaggaggctaagctggcagtcacggaggctaagactacggcttatggtcgtatgtacgaggaactgggTAAGAAAGGCGGGGAGaaaagttattccggctggccaagttaa